In a genomic window of Porphyromonadaceae bacterium W3.11:
- the pheT gene encoding phenylalanine--tRNA ligase subunit beta, whose protein sequence is MNVSYSWLKKYVDFDQTPSEVAEILTSIGLEVAAVEEHESIRGGLEGLVIGKVLTCVEHSNSDHLHVTTVDLGSKFSPDGPVQIVCGAPNIAAGQTVVVATIGTTLYSGEESFVIKKGKIRGEESFGMICSEVEIGVGTDASGIMVLPSDIPAGTLAKDYFEVISDHIIEVEITPNRVDGTSHYGVARDLYAYLKTHGYETALRKPELPEVKAIEEEPVTLSLLAPEACRRYSGIVIKDMTVGDSPKWLRNALEIIGQKSINNVVDVANYVLFELGQPLHTFDLDKITGDEIQVRLAKNGETLTTLDGNEIKLMERDLVIADAEKPMCLAGVMGGLDSGVTKDTKNMFLEIATFDPTFIRKSVRRYGFNTDASFRFERGLDPEQIPDAMRRAISLILEVTGGHIASRVYDEYPEVLEPYKVDLTIQNVQSLTGLPISEEKIIEILEALDIKVKENNNGALKLEVPRYRFDVTRDIDVIEDILRIYGYNEYPESKRLTSTISVNTPTDISIQMQQKVSEQLVGAGFNEILNNSLSKAVYYLDEIEKGKAVQVMNPLSSDLSTMRMTLIHGGLETINFNLNRQAHNLRLFEFGNCYRRAEEGEQSPLAGFVENFRLGLWMTGDAAPMHWARKEYEAISYELKAVLMNVLTRLGLNQSELLIEKSGDSAVYEAAEIITLRGGDAIAKWGLVSRELLKKHDISTPVYFAEIEWNPIMDRVLNREVKFTPIPKFFAVKRDFALLVDKHVTFAAIEQVARKAGGKLLKSIVLFDVYEDSNHLPEGKKSYAVNFELQDPEKTLSDKVIDKTMNKIYDALNKSLGAELR, encoded by the coding sequence ATGAATGTTTCGTATTCTTGGTTAAAAAAATATGTTGATTTTGACCAAACACCTAGTGAAGTGGCTGAAATCCTAACCTCAATTGGGTTGGAGGTGGCTGCTGTCGAGGAGCATGAATCGATACGTGGTGGTTTGGAAGGTCTGGTTATTGGTAAGGTGCTTACCTGTGTGGAGCACTCTAATTCGGATCATCTCCATGTCACTACAGTAGATTTAGGCAGTAAATTTTCTCCTGATGGTCCAGTACAAATAGTATGCGGTGCACCTAACATTGCAGCTGGGCAGACTGTAGTGGTTGCCACTATTGGGACCACCCTTTACTCTGGTGAGGAATCATTCGTTATTAAGAAAGGTAAGATTCGTGGTGAAGAGTCCTTTGGTATGATATGCTCGGAAGTTGAAATTGGTGTTGGTACTGATGCGAGTGGTATTATGGTACTCCCTTCAGATATACCAGCTGGGACTCTGGCAAAGGATTATTTTGAGGTGATTTCTGATCATATCATTGAGGTAGAGATTACACCTAACCGTGTCGATGGTACTAGTCATTATGGCGTAGCTAGAGATCTGTATGCTTATCTCAAGACTCATGGTTATGAAACAGCCTTGAGGAAACCTGAGCTTCCTGAAGTCAAAGCAATCGAAGAAGAGCCTGTTACATTATCTCTCCTTGCTCCTGAAGCTTGTCGAAGGTACTCTGGTATTGTCATCAAGGATATGACAGTGGGGGATAGCCCTAAGTGGCTTAGAAATGCCTTGGAGATTATTGGGCAAAAGTCTATCAATAATGTGGTGGACGTTGCTAATTATGTCTTATTCGAATTAGGACAGCCGCTACATACCTTTGATCTGGATAAGATTACAGGGGATGAAATTCAGGTACGACTGGCTAAAAATGGTGAGACCTTAACGACTCTGGATGGCAATGAGATTAAATTAATGGAGCGAGACTTGGTCATTGCTGACGCTGAAAAGCCAATGTGCTTGGCTGGTGTTATGGGAGGCTTAGATTCGGGAGTGACGAAGGATACTAAAAATATGTTCCTAGAGATAGCTACATTTGATCCTACTTTCATTCGAAAAAGTGTTCGTCGTTATGGATTTAATACTGATGCCTCATTCCGATTTGAAAGAGGTTTGGATCCTGAGCAGATACCAGATGCCATGAGGAGAGCTATTTCGCTAATCCTTGAAGTGACAGGAGGACATATTGCTAGCCGTGTATATGATGAATACCCTGAGGTGTTAGAGCCATACAAGGTTGATCTGACCATTCAAAACGTTCAAAGCCTCACAGGACTCCCCATCTCAGAGGAAAAAATCATCGAAATTCTTGAAGCTTTAGATATAAAGGTTAAGGAAAATAATAATGGAGCTCTAAAGTTGGAGGTGCCAAGATATAGATTCGATGTCACTAGAGATATAGATGTGATTGAGGATATTCTTAGGATCTATGGTTACAACGAGTACCCCGAAAGTAAGAGGTTAACAAGTACCATTAGTGTAAATACACCTACTGACATTAGTATTCAGATGCAGCAAAAAGTTAGTGAACAACTAGTTGGTGCTGGATTTAATGAGATTCTGAATAACTCACTATCTAAGGCAGTCTACTATCTTGATGAGATAGAAAAGGGGAAAGCTGTACAAGTAATGAATCCGCTCTCTAGTGATCTATCCACTATGCGAATGACACTCATTCATGGTGGCTTAGAGACCATTAATTTCAACCTTAACCGTCAAGCCCACAACTTAAGATTATTTGAGTTTGGTAATTGCTATCGCAGAGCTGAAGAGGGTGAACAATCGCCACTTGCTGGGTTTGTCGAAAACTTTAGGTTAGGGTTATGGATGACAGGAGATGCTGCTCCAATGCATTGGGCTAGAAAAGAGTATGAAGCTATTTCTTACGAATTGAAAGCTGTCTTGATGAACGTGCTGACACGTCTTGGGCTTAACCAGTCGGAGCTTTTAATTGAGAAGAGTGGTGACTCCGCAGTTTACGAAGCGGCAGAGATTATTACACTAAGAGGGGGCGATGCTATCGCTAAGTGGGGATTGGTTAGCCGAGAGCTATTAAAGAAGCATGATATCTCTACGCCAGTCTATTTTGCTGAGATTGAGTGGAATCCTATCATGGATCGCGTTTTGAATAGAGAAGTGAAGTTCACTCCTATCCCTAAGTTCTTTGCCGTTAAGCGTGATTTTGCTTTACTTGTAGATAAGCATGTTACCTTTGCTGCTATTGAACAAGTAGCACGAAAGGCAGGAGGCAAATTGCTTAAGAGCATCGTTCTTTTTGATGTGTATGAAGATTCAAATCACTTACCAGAAGGCAAGAAGAGCTATGCTGTAAACTTCGAACTACAAGATCCAGAGAAAACACTTTCTGACAAAGTGATTGATAAAACAATGAATAAAATATATGACGCACTAAACAAATCACTTGGTGCTGAATTAAGATAA
- a CDS encoding 4Fe-4S binding protein, with translation MAHFIEDSCIACGTCQPECPVDAISEGDIYVIDADVCIDCGACAEACPTGAIVAQ, from the coding sequence ATGGCACACTTTATTGAAGACTCTTGTATCGCTTGTGGCACTTGCCAACCAGAATGCCCAGTTGACGCAATCTCTGAAGGCGATATCTATGTAATTGACGCTGATGTTTGCATCGACTGTGGTGCATGTGCAGAAGCTTGCCCAACCGGCGCTATTGTAGCTCAGTAA
- a CDS encoding YebC/PmpR family DNA-binding transcriptional regulator yields the protein MGRAFEYRKARKMKRWGNMARVFTKLGKEITIAAKAGGPDPDTNPRLRVLIQTSKKENMPKENVERAIKKATDKEYTDYKEINYEGYGPHGIAVFVETATDNHQRTVANVRSYFNKVGGTLGTTGSLEFLFEHKVIFHAKPPENKEIDLEELTLELIDFDVDEVDQDEDEGEIVISGEFASNSAIQNYLEEQGFEVSSAEFVRIPMDYKDVTPEQRADIDKLIGLLEDDDDVQNVFHNMADDESDKE from the coding sequence ATGGGAAGAGCATTTGAATATCGGAAAGCCCGTAAAATGAAAAGATGGGGCAATATGGCTAGAGTCTTTACTAAGCTAGGTAAAGAAATCACGATTGCAGCTAAGGCTGGTGGTCCTGATCCTGATACTAACCCACGTCTGCGTGTCCTGATCCAGACCTCCAAAAAGGAGAATATGCCTAAGGAAAATGTGGAACGAGCCATAAAGAAAGCTACAGATAAGGAATATACGGACTATAAAGAGATTAACTATGAGGGATATGGACCTCATGGCATAGCTGTCTTTGTAGAAACAGCAACGGACAATCACCAGAGAACAGTTGCAAATGTTCGTAGTTACTTTAATAAAGTTGGTGGTACTCTTGGGACCACAGGTAGCTTAGAGTTTTTGTTTGAACACAAGGTGATATTCCATGCAAAACCACCAGAGAATAAGGAAATAGACCTCGAGGAATTGACTTTGGAGCTCATTGACTTTGATGTTGATGAGGTGGATCAAGATGAAGATGAGGGCGAAATCGTAATCTCTGGAGAATTCGCATCAAACTCTGCCATTCAGAATTATTTAGAAGAACAAGGCTTTGAAGTTAGTAGTGCCGAATTTGTACGTATTCCAATGGATTACAAGGATGTGACACCAGAGCAGCGAGCCGATATTGATAAGCTGATAGGCCTTCTAGAAGACGACGACGATGTACAGAATGTCTTCCATAATATGGCGGATGACGAATCGGATAAGGAATAA
- a CDS encoding tryptophanase, with the protein MKLPFSESYRIKMVEPIHKSTYEERAHWIKEANYNLFGLKSQHVFIDLLTDSGTGAMSDRQWSGIMLGDESYAGASSFYNMKEAINNILGFPYFLPTHQGRAAENVLYSATIKEGDILPGNSHFDTTKGHIEFRKAVALDCTIDDAADTEKEMPFKGEMDLNKLEDCFKNNPKEKIPMCVLTITNNTAGGQPVSMKNIRETAELCKKYGIKLQIDGARFAENAYFIKMREEGYSSKSIKEIVKEMLSYGDIMTMSSKKDAIVNMGGFLAMRDEELYHKCQMYSIMNEGFLTYGGMSGRDMNALAIGLDEGTEFDTLDSRIKQVAYLGQKLDEYGIPYQRPAGGHAIFLDAKKILTHVPKEEFIAQTLGIELYLEAGIRGVEIGSLLADRDPKTGENRYPKLELLRLAIPRRTYTDNHMNVVAAACKNVFDRREEITKGYVIKRELPVMRHFTIELDKAK; encoded by the coding sequence ATGAAACTACCTTTTTCGGAATCCTATCGTATTAAGATGGTTGAACCTATTCATAAAAGCACTTACGAAGAACGTGCTCATTGGATAAAGGAAGCGAACTATAATCTTTTTGGTCTCAAGAGTCAACATGTCTTTATCGACCTCCTTACCGACTCTGGTACAGGAGCGATGAGTGATAGGCAATGGTCAGGAATAATGTTAGGAGACGAAAGTTACGCAGGAGCAAGCTCTTTTTACAACATGAAGGAAGCGATTAATAACATATTAGGCTTCCCTTATTTTCTACCAACGCACCAAGGAAGAGCTGCTGAAAATGTATTGTATTCTGCTACTATAAAAGAAGGAGACATCCTACCCGGAAATTCTCACTTTGATACCACTAAGGGACACATCGAATTCAGAAAAGCTGTTGCACTAGATTGTACCATTGATGATGCAGCTGACACCGAAAAGGAAATGCCCTTCAAGGGTGAAATGGACCTTAATAAACTGGAGGATTGCTTTAAAAATAATCCTAAAGAAAAAATACCTATGTGTGTCCTTACCATTACAAATAATACAGCTGGAGGACAACCTGTATCCATGAAAAACATTCGTGAGACAGCCGAACTTTGCAAGAAATACGGCATCAAACTTCAGATAGATGGAGCAAGATTTGCTGAAAATGCATACTTCATAAAGATGAGAGAAGAAGGGTACAGCAGTAAATCCATTAAGGAAATCGTAAAAGAAATGCTTAGCTATGGTGATATCATGACCATGTCAAGTAAGAAAGATGCTATCGTCAATATGGGCGGTTTCTTAGCGATGCGTGATGAAGAACTATACCATAAGTGCCAGATGTATAGCATCATGAATGAAGGATTTCTTACCTATGGTGGTATGAGTGGTAGAGATATGAATGCTCTCGCTATCGGACTTGATGAGGGTACTGAGTTTGACACTCTTGACTCTCGCATCAAGCAAGTAGCTTACTTAGGACAAAAACTTGACGAGTATGGTATTCCATACCAAAGACCTGCTGGAGGACATGCCATCTTCTTGGATGCTAAGAAAATACTAACTCATGTTCCTAAAGAAGAATTTATAGCTCAGACACTAGGTATCGAACTCTACCTAGAAGCAGGTATAAGAGGCGTAGAAATTGGTTCTCTATTAGCAGACAGAGATCCAAAAACTGGAGAGAATAGATATCCTAAGCTAGAGCTGCTAAGGCTTGCTATCCCTCGAAGAACCTATACAGACAATCATATGAATGTAGTCGCTGCTGCGTGTAAAAATGTATTTGATCGCAGAGAAGAGATTACGAAAGGATATGTTATTAAGCGAGAGTTACCAGTAATGAGACACTTTACTATTGAATTAGATAAAGCGAAGTAA